A stretch of DNA from Micromonospora peucetia:
AGGCGGCTTCGAGCAGCAGCGAGATGCCCTGCCCGACGCCGACGCACATGGTGGCCAACGCCCGCCGGCCGCCCCGGCGGCGCAACTCCAGCGCGGCCGTCAACGCCAGCCGGGCACCGCTGGCGCCGAGCGGATGCCCGAGCGCGATCGCCCCACCGTTCGGGTTGACGTGCTCGGCGTCGGTCGGCAGGCCCAACTCGCGCAGCACCGCGACGGACTGCGCGGCGAACGCCTCGTTCAGCTCGATCACGTCGACCGCGGCCAGGTCGAGGCCGAGGCGGTCGAGCAGCTTGCGGGTGGCCGGCACCGGGCCGACGCCCATCACCCGCGGTGGTACGCCGGCTGCGGCAGCCCCGGCGACCCGGGCCAACGGGGTCAGGCCGTACCGGGCCACGGCCGCCTCGGAGGCGACCAGCAGCGCCACCGCGCCGTCGTTGACGCCCGAGGAGTTGCCGGCGGTCACCGTGCCGCCCTCCCGGAACGGGGTGGGCAGCGCGGCGAGCTTCTCCAGCGAGGTCTCCCGGGGGTGCTCGTCGACCTCGACCAGTTTCGTCTCGCGCCGCCCCGCCGGCACGGTCACTCCCACGATCTCCTCGGCGAACCGGCCGTCGGCCTGCGCCCTGGCCGCCCGCTGCTGCGACCGGTACGCGAACTCGTCCTGCTCGGCGCGGCCGACGCCGTACTCGGCGGCGACGTTCTCCGCCGTCTCCGGCATGGAGTCGATGCCCCAGTGCTTCTTCATCAGCGGGTTCACCAGCCGCCAGCCGATGGTGGTGTCGTAGACCTCGGCGTTACGGGAGAACGGGGTGGTCGCCTTCGGCAGCACGAACGGGGCGCGGCTCATGCTCTCCACCCCGCCGGCCACCACGAGGTCGGCCTCACCCGCCACGACGGACCGGGCGGCGGTGGCAAGGGCGTCCAGGCCGGAGCCGCAGAGCCGGTTGACCGTGCTGCCGGGCACCTCCTCGGGCAGCCCGCCGAGCAGCGCCGCCATCCGGGCCACGTTGCGGTTGTCCTCGCCGGCCTGGTTGGCGCAGCCCAGGATCACGTCGTCGACCCGCGCCCAGTCCACGGACGGGTGCCGGTCGACCAACTCGCGGATCACGTGCGCGGCCAGGTCGTCGGGGCGGACGCCGGCGAGGGCGCCGGCGTACCGGCCGATCGGGGTGCGGACACCGGCCACCAGGTATGCCACGGTCATCGGCGCGATCCTTCGGGGGGTGGGAAGGGGCGGGAGTGGGTGGTCCCGGGTCACGGGGACGCCCGGCCGCCAGGATATCCGCGCCCGCGGCGGATAGGTTGGCGGCATGGCCCGGGCCCAGTTCAGCGCAGAGACCAGCGGCGGCGGCGCGTTCGTCCGCCAACCCAACCGGTTCACCGGTCGGGTCACCCCGCACTCGGCCTCCCCGCCCGGCGGCGGCCCGGACGAGCAGGGCCGCTGGCCGCTGGAGCCGGGCCGCTACCGGCTGATCTGGTGCCGGGCCTGCCCGTGGGCGCACCGGGCCCGGATCGTGCGTGGGCTGCTCGGCCTGGAGGACGCGATCTCCCTCGGCACGGTCGACCCGATCCGCGACGAACGGGGCTGGCGGTTCAGCCTCGACCCCGACGGGTTCGACCCGGTGCTCGGCATCGGCTTCCTCTCCGAGGCGTACCTGGCCACCGACCCCGACTACACCGGCCGGGTCACCGTGCCGGCGCTGGTCGACACGTACACCGGCCGGGTGGTCACCAACGACTACCCGCGGCTCACCCTCGACCTCTCCACCGAGTGGCGCCGGCTGCACAGGCCGGAGGCACCGGACCTCTACCCGGTCGAGCTGCGCCCGGAGCTGGACGCCCTGATGGCGGAGATCCACCGGGACGTGAACAACGGCGTCTACCGGTGCGGCTTCGCCACCTCCCAGGCCGCGTACGACGAGGCGTTCACGGCGCTCTTCGCCCGGCTCGACGCGCTGTCGGTGCGGCTGGCGGACCGGCGCTACCTGATGGGCGACACGATCACCGAGGCCGACGTACGGCTCTTCACCACCCTGGTCCGCTTCGACGTGGCATACCACGGGCACTTCAAGTGCAACCGGCAGAAGCTCACCGAACTGCCGGTGCTCTGGGCGTACGCGCGGGACCTGTTCCAGACGCCGGGCTTCGGCGAGACGGTCGACTTCGAGCACATCAAGCGGCACTACTACGGCACCCACCGGGAGATCAACCCGACGGGCATCGTCCCGCTCGGCCCCGACACGTCCGGCTGGACCACGCCGCACGGGCGTGGCTGAGCCGCACCGGGCCGGCCCGACCGCCACCCCGCCCCGGGCCGCCGCCGCGTCGGCCTCCGCCGCCTGTGTCGTCGCGGGCGCGGTCGCGGTGACCGTCGCCGTGGTCGCCGGTCCCGGCCCGGGTCTGACCGGGTACGTCAGCGAGGCGGGCGTCACCGACAGCGGGTACGCCCCGGCGTACCGGATCGGGGTCTTCGCCCTGGCGGCCGGGGTGCTGCTGCTCGCCGCGGCGCTGCCCCCGGCGTTGCGGGCGGCGGCGGGGCTGCTCGCGGCCGGGAGCGTCTTCGCGCTGGTCTCCGGGGCGGTGACGTGCAGTGCGGGCTGCCCGCTGCCGCCGTTCGAGCGGGCCACCACGGCGGACCTGGTACACGGCGGGGCGAGCATCCTCGCGGTGGCCGCGGTGGTCCTCGCGATGCTGGCGACCACGCTCACCCGGGCCGCCCCGTCGGTGCTGCGCCGGCTGGCCGGGGTGGCCCTGGCAGTGGCCCTGCCGCTGGCGGGCGCGACGGCCGTGGCCCTGGTCACCGTCGGGCGCGGCAGCCTGATCGCGGTCCTGGAGCGGCTGCTGCTGCTGGTGGCCGTCCTCTGGGGCGCGGCCACCGCAACCACCGTCGCCCTCCGCCGGTAGGGAAGGCCCCTGTTGACGCCTGCGGTACATGAAGGGTCCCTCCATACACCTGTAAGGAGCGTCACGGGAGCGGTTCCTTCCGTCGCATCGACTGGTGGCGCTAGCCTCTGCTGGCGATGACCAACGTCTGGCACCTCACCGTGCGCCTGTATGTCGACCTCCGACTGCAGGCCAGCGGCGTCTGTCCGGCGCAGCCGCTCTCCTGACGCTGCCCGTTCGGACCTCCAGACCCTGGGACACACCCTCATGGCTTCCGCCCTGCGCAAGATCCCCTTCTCCGTGCAGATCCTGCTCGGCCTCGTGCTCGGCGTGGCGCTCGGCTTCCTCGCCCGCGCCAACGACCTGAGCTGGCTCACCAGCACCCTCGACACCGTCGGCGGCCTCTTCGTCCAGTTGCTCAAGCTGGCCGTGCCGCCGCTGGTCTTCACCGCCATCGTCGTCAGTGTCGTCAGCCTGCGCGGGGTGGCCAACGCCGCCCGGCTGGCGCTGAAGACGCTGCTCTGGTTCGGCGTCACCGCGCTGATCGCGGTGGGCGTCGGCATCGGGCTCGGCCTGCTGACCGACCCGGGCCGGGGCGTCACCCTCGACACGGCCGGCGCCACCGCGCCCACCAGGACCGGCTCGTGGACCGACTTCCTCACCGGCATCGTGCCGACCAACCCGGTTGGCGCGTTCGTCGACGGCAACGTGCTCCAGATCGTCTTCCTGGCCCTCGTCGTCGGTGCGGCTGCGCTGCTGGTCGGCGAGGCCGCCGAGCCGTTCGTGGCGATCAACCGGGCGCTGCTGGAGATCGTCCAGAAGGCGCTGTGGTGGGTCATCCGGCTCGCCCCGATCGGCACCCTCGGCCTGATCGGCAACGCCGTCGCCTCGTACGGCTGGGACCTGCTGGCCCCGCTCGCGAAGTTCACCACCGCCGTCTACGTCGGCTGCGCGATCGTGCTGTTCGTGGTCTACCCGCTGCTGCTGGTGACCGCCGGCCGGCTCAACCCGCTGCGCTTCTTCGCGGGCGCCTGGCCGGCGA
This window harbors:
- the pcaF gene encoding 3-oxoadipyl-CoA thiolase; this translates as MTVAYLVAGVRTPIGRYAGALAGVRPDDLAAHVIRELVDRHPSVDWARVDDVILGCANQAGEDNRNVARMAALLGGLPEEVPGSTVNRLCGSGLDALATAARSVVAGEADLVVAGGVESMSRAPFVLPKATTPFSRNAEVYDTTIGWRLVNPLMKKHWGIDSMPETAENVAAEYGVGRAEQDEFAYRSQQRAARAQADGRFAEEIVGVTVPAGRRETKLVEVDEHPRETSLEKLAALPTPFREGGTVTAGNSSGVNDGAVALLVASEAAVARYGLTPLARVAGAAAAGVPPRVMGVGPVPATRKLLDRLGLDLAAVDVIELNEAFAAQSVAVLRELGLPTDAEHVNPNGGAIALGHPLGASGARLALTAALELRRRGGRRALATMCVGVGQGISLLLEAA
- a CDS encoding glutathione S-transferase family protein — its product is MARAQFSAETSGGGAFVRQPNRFTGRVTPHSASPPGGGPDEQGRWPLEPGRYRLIWCRACPWAHRARIVRGLLGLEDAISLGTVDPIRDERGWRFSLDPDGFDPVLGIGFLSEAYLATDPDYTGRVTVPALVDTYTGRVVTNDYPRLTLDLSTEWRRLHRPEAPDLYPVELRPELDALMAEIHRDVNNGVYRCGFATSQAAYDEAFTALFARLDALSVRLADRRYLMGDTITEADVRLFTTLVRFDVAYHGHFKCNRQKLTELPVLWAYARDLFQTPGFGETVDFEHIKRHYYGTHREINPTGIVPLGPDTSGWTTPHGRG
- a CDS encoding DUF998 domain-containing protein; amino-acid sequence: MAEPHRAGPTATPPRAAAASASAACVVAGAVAVTVAVVAGPGPGLTGYVSEAGVTDSGYAPAYRIGVFALAAGVLLLAAALPPALRAAAGLLAAGSVFALVSGAVTCSAGCPLPPFERATTADLVHGGASILAVAAVVLAMLATTLTRAAPSVLRRLAGVALAVALPLAGATAVALVTVGRGSLIAVLERLLLLVAVLWGAATATTVALRR
- a CDS encoding dicarboxylate/amino acid:cation symporter; translated protein: MRKIPFSVQILLGLVLGVALGFLARANDLSWLTSTLDTVGGLFVQLLKLAVPPLVFTAIVVSVVSLRGVANAARLALKTLLWFGVTALIAVGVGIGLGLLTDPGRGVTLDTAGATAPTRTGSWTDFLTGIVPTNPVGAFVDGNVLQIVFLALVVGAAALLVGEAAEPFVAINRALLEIVQKALWWVIRLAPIGTLGLIGNAVASYGWDLLAPLAKFTTAVYVGCAIVLFVVYPLLLVTAGRLNPLRFFAGAWPAIELAFVSRSSVGTMPVTQRSVERLGVPREYASFAVPFGATTKMDGCAAVYPALAAIFVAQVFGVDLAVTDYLLIAFVSVVGSAATAGLTGAIVMLTLTLSTLGLPLAGAGLLLAIDPILDMIRTATNVAGQALVPTIVAAREGTLDRAAYDSAGRRSPLAPTDADASPRRSEDLTPAPA